A single region of the Armatimonadota bacterium genome encodes:
- a CDS encoding tRNA (N(6)-L-threonylcarbamoyladenosine(37)-C(2))-methylthiotransferase MtaB — protein sequence MVRVAFATLGCKVNQYETQRIIDTFEEQGFAVVGFDEPAELYVVNSCSVTQLAEKKSLQIVRRAARQNPDARVVLTGCFAQFTILRGESVAEAALLVPNTDKMRTVHHVLEAFPDIRERVSRDPAPPALRNPYERTRAVVKIQDGCNVCCSFCSIPYTRPRMFSRPYTEVLDEVRRLVDEGFREVVLTGVLIGSYGEETGSGGPDLAGLLQHMARIDGLERIRISSIELTQVTDRLIEVCASERRVCPHLHIPLQSGDDRILQAMNRPYRQQDVLNLAEKLYTQIPDLAITTDIMVGFPGEDDAAFRETCKVVETVQYARAHLFRFSPRPGTPAAQMAEQVPDSEKEQRSHELADLCRKYRERFIAARLGRTVRVLVEGKQGKGGLMKGLTDNYIPVEFAGSAHLAGQLVWVRLLELTDEGALGELITTSSGGHEDGGLHLLPNRAEAGAVHLRVRG from the coding sequence CACAGCGCATTATCGACACCTTCGAGGAACAGGGCTTCGCAGTGGTGGGTTTCGATGAGCCGGCAGAGCTGTATGTGGTCAACTCGTGTTCGGTCACCCAGCTGGCGGAGAAGAAGTCGCTGCAGATCGTGCGCCGTGCCGCTCGACAGAACCCCGATGCGCGCGTGGTGTTGACCGGTTGCTTCGCCCAGTTCACCATCCTGCGGGGAGAAAGCGTCGCCGAAGCCGCTTTGCTGGTTCCCAATACCGACAAGATGCGCACGGTGCACCATGTGCTGGAAGCCTTCCCCGACATCCGCGAGCGTGTGTCTCGTGACCCTGCCCCCCCTGCTCTGCGCAATCCTTACGAGCGCACCCGGGCGGTGGTCAAGATACAGGACGGCTGCAACGTCTGCTGTTCCTTTTGCTCCATCCCCTACACCCGTCCTCGCATGTTCAGCCGTCCCTACACGGAAGTGCTGGATGAGGTACGCCGACTGGTGGACGAGGGCTTCCGGGAGGTGGTGTTGACAGGAGTGCTTATAGGCTCTTATGGGGAAGAAACCGGCAGCGGCGGTCCCGACCTGGCGGGTTTGCTACAGCATATGGCGCGAATCGACGGACTGGAGAGAATCCGTATTAGCTCCATTGAGCTGACACAGGTCACCGACAGGTTGATCGAAGTGTGCGCCAGCGAGCGGAGGGTTTGCCCACACCTGCATATCCCTTTGCAAAGCGGAGACGACCGCATCCTGCAGGCAATGAATCGTCCCTACCGCCAGCAGGACGTGCTGAACCTCGCGGAAAAATTATATACACAGATACCCGACCTTGCCATCACCACCGATATCATGGTGGGTTTCCCGGGTGAAGACGATGCCGCCTTCCGGGAGACCTGCAAGGTGGTGGAAACGGTGCAGTATGCACGGGCGCACCTCTTTCGCTTCAGCCCACGTCCGGGCACACCTGCGGCACAGATGGCAGAGCAGGTACCCGACAGCGAGAAGGAGCAACGTAGTCACGAACTGGCGGATCTCTGCCGAAAGTACCGCGAACGGTTTATCGCGGCGCGGCTGGGGAGAACGGTGCGCGTGCTGGTGGAAGGCAAGCAGGGCAAAGGCGGCTTGATGAAGGGATTGACCGATAACTACATCCCCGTAGAGTTCGCCGGTAGCGCGCACCTTGCCGGGCAGCTGGTGTGGGTGCGCCTGCTGGAGTTAACCGACGAGGGCGCACTGGGCGAACTGATAACCACTTCTTCAGGAGGGCATGAGGATGGAGGATTGCATCTTTTGCCGAATCGCGCAGAAGCAGGTGCCGTCCACCTGCGTGTACGAGGATGA
- the hinT gene encoding histidine triad nucleotide-binding protein — MYEDEDVYAFKDLNPQAPVHVLLIPKQHVQDVAALQEQHDALAGKLLRVAAHIAREMNVDKTGYRLVANVGPHAGQSVLHLHIHLLGGRQMSWPPG; from the coding sequence GTGTACGAGGATGAGGACGTCTATGCCTTCAAGGACCTGAATCCACAAGCGCCGGTGCATGTGCTTCTCATCCCCAAACAGCACGTGCAGGATGTGGCTGCATTGCAGGAACAGCACGATGCACTAGCAGGCAAACTGCTTCGGGTGGCAGCACACATCGCTCGCGAAATGAACGTAGACAAAACCGGCTACCGACTGGTGGCAAACGTGGGACCCCATGCGGGACAGAGCGTGCTGCATCTACATATCCATCTGCTGGGTGGTCGGCAGATGAGCTGGCCACCGGGATAG